ACGGTAGAGCGCTGGATTCCAAATCCAATGGTTGGGGGTTCGAATCCCTCTTGCCCTGCCACGACTAAGGTTAAGATTATGGAGAAAATTATAAATTATATTAAGCTTTCTAAATTGGAAATAATGAAGGTTATCTATCCTACAAAAGAACAAATTAGAAATGCTTTTTTTGCAGTTTTTATCGTAGTTGCTGTTGTATCACTTTT
The sequence above is drawn from the Campylobacter concisus genome and encodes:
- the secE gene encoding preprotein translocase subunit SecE, producing MEKIINYIKLSKLEIMKVIYPTKEQIRNAFFAVFIVVAVVSLFLALVDVIMSFVLSKVI